Genomic window (Luteibacter yeojuensis):
ACGATCAACGGGAAACCGATCTCGCGGGCTGCGGCGTGCACGTCGGCACCGCGCGGCAGTGTCTTGAACTTCGGCGTGGGCAGGCCGAGCGCGATCCAGACCTGCTTGGCGCGCACCTTGTCGAGAGAGAGCGCGGAACCGAGTACGCCGGATCCCGTGTACGGCACTCCCAGCGACTGCAGCGCGCCCTGCAGCTCGCCGTTCTCGCCTCCCGCGCCGTGCAGGATGTTGAACACGCGCGCGAAATGCCCCGCGCGCACGGCGTCGAGCAGTGCCGGGATGCCGTCGATCGGATGGGCATCCACACCGCTCGCGCGAAGCGCGTCGAGCACGCCGCGGCCGGAGTTCAGCGACACGTCGCGTTCGGCGGACTGCCCCCCCATGACCACGGCGACGCGGCCGAAGTCGGCGGCGTCGGTCACGGTGCGGGGGAAGCGTGTACTGCTCATCACTTTTGAGTCCTCAGGTTGCCGGCGCTCGCCAGCTCGATGGCCGCCGCGCCGATGTCGCCGGCACCGAGCAGCAGGATCAGGTCGCCGTCGCGCGCCAGCGCGGGCAGCGTGTCGCGCAGGTCGCGCGGGTGGTCGACCAGCACCGGGTCCGTCTTGCCGCGTGCCCGGATGGCGCGCGCCAGGGCCTTGCCGTCGGCGCCGGCGATCGGCGCTTCGCCGGCCGGGTAGACCTCGGTGAGCACCAGCACGTCCACTTCGGCGAGAACGTTCGCGAAGTCGTCGAGGAGGTCGCGCGTGCGGCTGTAACGATGCGGCTGGAAGGCCACGACGAGGCGGCGATCCGGCCAGCCGCCGCGCGCGGCGGCGAACACGGCGGCCAGTTCGCGCGGATGGTGGCCGTAATCGTCGACGAGCAACGCGCTGCCGGTGTCGAGGGCGATCTCGCCACGACGATGAAAGCGGCGGCCCACGCCCTGGAATCCGGCCAGCGCGTGCGCGATGGCCTCGGCGTCGACGCCGAGCTGCCAGCCCACCGCCGCGGCGGCAAGTGCGTTCTGCACATTGTGCCGGCCCGGAAGGTTCAGCGTCACCGGCAACGTGCCGCCCATGCCCGGAAGGCGCAGGTCGAAGTGCATCTCGAAGCCGACCTGGCGCACGTTCGTCGCCGTGACGTCGGCGGCCGCGTTGTCGATGCCGTAGGTGAGCATGCGGCGCGACGTGTCCTGCGCCAGCTTCGCCGTCTCTTCGTCGTCGATGCACAGCACGGCCATGCCGTAGAACGGCAGGCGGTGCAGGAAGTCGCTGAAGGCCTTCTTCACCAGGGCGAAGTCGCCGTGGTAGTTCTCCAGGTGGTCGGCGTCGATATTCGTCACCACGGCGATCACCGGGGAGAGCATCAGGAACGAACCGTCCGACTCGTCGGCTTCGGCGACGAGGTACTGGCCCGTGCCGAGGCGCGCGTTCGCGCCGGCGGCATTCAGCTGACCGCCGATGACGAAGGTGGGATCGTAATCGGCCTCCGCGAGCACGCTGGCAACGAGGCTCGTGGTAGTCGTCTTGCCGTGCGTGCCGGCGATGGCGATACCGCGGCGGAAACGCATCAGTTCGCCCAGCATCTCCGCACGCGGGACGACGGGGATGCGCGCGGCACGCGCGGCGGTCAGCTCCGGGTTGTCGGCGCAGATGGCGCTGGAGGTGACGATCACGTCGGCGCCGTCCACATTGGACGCTTCGTGGCCGATATGCACTTCGACGCCCAGCTGCGCGAGGCGCTCGGTCGTCTGCGACGGCGCACGGTCGGAGCCGGACACGCTATAGCCAAGATTGCACAGCACCTCGGCGATACCGCTCATGCCGACGCCGCCCACGCCGATGAAGTGGACGCGGCGGAACGAGGTCATGAAATCTTCGTGGGCACGCAAACGACCGGGCGTCATGCGGAAACCTCCATGCAATGACGGGCAATCGTTGCTGCGGCGTCGGGCTTGGCCAATGTACGGGACGCGTTGGCCGCGGAAAGGATACGCACGCGGTCGCTCAACAGGTCGTCGAGCATCTTCGCGAGCAGCTCCGGGGAATCGTTTTTCGCCAGCATGGCGTCGGCGACGATGCGCGCACCCCCGGCGTCGACCATGGCGCGGGCGTTCGCCGTCTGGTGATCGTCCACCGCGTGCGGGAACGGCACCAGCAAGGCCTCGAGGCCGGCGGCGCAGAGTTCCGCCACCGTCAGCGCACCGGCGCGGCAGACCACCACATCGGCCCATTCGTAAGCGCCGGCCATGTCCTCGATGAAGGGCACGACGCTCGCCGCCACCGCGGCTTCCGTGTAAGCATCGAGCGCCTCCTGCAGGCCGCGCTCGCCGGTCTGGTGGACCACCTCGGGCATCGTCGCGCCGGAAGCGGCCATACGCGAAAGGGCACGCGGCACGGCGAGATTGAGGGTGCGCGCGCCGAGGCTGCCGCCAAGCACCAACAGGCGTCGACGACCGCTGCGCGCCGCGAAGCGCTCCGCCGGGGGCGCCAGCGCGGCGATCCTCGCACGCACGGGATTGCCCACCCACTCGGCGTTCGGCAGCACGTTCGGGAAGCCGGTGAGTACCCTCTTCGCGAACGAGGCGAGCTTGCGGTTGGTGAAGCCGGCGACCGCGTTCTGTTCGTGCACCACGAGGGGAATGCCGGCGAGACGCGCGGCGACACCGGCCGGACCGGCCACGTAGCCGCCCATCGAGAGCACGCAGCGCGGCCGCAGGCGGCGCAGCAGCTTCAGCGACGCGAACAGCGCGCGGACGAGCATCAGCGGCGCCAGCAGGCGTGTCTTCATGCCTTTGCCGCGCAGGCCGCCGACGGCCACGGTGTGAAGATCCAGCCCATGCGCCGGCACGACGCGCGTCTCCATGCCGCCCTCGGCACCGAGCCAGGCGACCGGCACGCCGCGCGAACGC
Coding sequences:
- the murC gene encoding UDP-N-acetylmuramate--L-alanine ligase: MTPGRLRAHEDFMTSFRRVHFIGVGGVGMSGIAEVLCNLGYSVSGSDRAPSQTTERLAQLGVEVHIGHEASNVDGADVIVTSSAICADNPELTAARAARIPVVPRAEMLGELMRFRRGIAIAGTHGKTTTTSLVASVLAEADYDPTFVIGGQLNAAGANARLGTGQYLVAEADESDGSFLMLSPVIAVVTNIDADHLENYHGDFALVKKAFSDFLHRLPFYGMAVLCIDDEETAKLAQDTSRRMLTYGIDNAAADVTATNVRQVGFEMHFDLRLPGMGGTLPVTLNLPGRHNVQNALAAAAVGWQLGVDAEAIAHALAGFQGVGRRFHRRGEIALDTGSALLVDDYGHHPRELAAVFAAARGGWPDRRLVVAFQPHRYSRTRDLLDDFANVLAEVDVLVLTEVYPAGEAPIAGADGKALARAIRARGKTDPVLVDHPRDLRDTLPALARDGDLILLLGAGDIGAAAIELASAGNLRTQK
- the murG gene encoding undecaprenyldiphospho-muramoylpentapeptide beta-N-acetylglucosaminyltransferase, which gives rise to MSAPVLIMAGGTGGHIFPGLAVADELRSRGVPVAWLGAEGGMETRVVPAHGLDLHTVAVGGLRGKGMKTRLLAPLMLVRALFASLKLLRRLRPRCVLSMGGYVAGPAGVAARLAGIPLVVHEQNAVAGFTNRKLASFAKRVLTGFPNVLPNAEWVGNPVRARIAALAPPAERFAARSGRRRLLVLGGSLGARTLNLAVPRALSRMAASGATMPEVVHQTGERGLQEALDAYTEAAVAASVVPFIEDMAGAYEWADVVVCRAGALTVAELCAAGLEALLVPFPHAVDDHQTANARAMVDAGGARIVADAMLAKNDSPELLAKMLDDLLSDRVRILSAANASRTLAKPDAAATIARHCMEVSA